DNA from Acidobacteriota bacterium:
GTCTGGCTGGACGGCGAAGCGTCGACCCCCGGCCTGGTCCAGGACTACGCCCACCTGGCTCACGCCTTCGTCGCTCTGCACGATGTGACGTCCGACGGCAAGTGGCTCGAACGATCCGCGACGGTCGCGGCGGAAATGGTCGAGCGCTTCTGGGATCACAGTCCGGCTCCGGCAGAGGAAGGCGCCCCCGCTCCACCGAGCCTCGGCAGCGGCTTCTTCATCGCCGAGCGCGAGAAGGCCAACCTGCTGATCGCCCAGCCGAAGAGCCCGACCGACGGCGCCGTCCCCTCCGGCAACTCCGTGGCCGTCCGCGCGCTCGCCGAACTCGGGCGCCGCACCGGCGACCGGAACGCCACCGACCGCGCTCTCGCCACCGTCGCCGCGTTCGCCGCCAACATCGAACGGATGCCCGCCGCCTACACCTACATGCTGACCGGCCTCGCCGTGGCGCTCGAAGGCGACGCCGGTGCCCGAGCCACCGCCGGCAACGGCGCCGTGGTTGCCGCCGCCACCCTGAGTCCCGCCAGCGACACCGGCGAGTACGAAGTCAACCTCGACCTCGTGATCAGGGAAGGATGGCACCTCAACGGCCCCAAACCCCTCCAGGAAGACCTGATCGGAACCACGGTCGAAGGTGCCGGCAGCCGCTTCGAGGTCACCAAACTCCGCTACCCGGAACCCCGGCGGACTCAGGTCAGCACCCAGTCCGGCGATGTTCTGATCTACGAAGGCACGCAGCGCATCACCTTCGCGCTCCGCCCTTCAAGCTCCGCCCCGGAACAACTCCCGGCGTCAGTTCCGATCTCGATGCGTCTCCAGGCTTGCGACGACCGCCTTTGCCTGCTTCCCGAGATGGTCGTACTGGAACTGCCGGTGCGCCGGCCGGTTCAATCTACGGAGTAGCTATGCAGTACAGGTTGCTGCGGCCGCGCAGGTAGATCTCGTCGCCGACGATGGCAGGCGACGCGTCGAAGCGGTCGTCGAGTTCGTTCTCCGCCAGGACCTCGAAGGTCGGCCCCGCCTTTGCCACGAGGAACTCGCCGTCGCGGCTGGTGAAGTAGACGCGGTCGCCGACCGCGACCGGAGAGGCGTAGATGTTGCGCACGGGCCCCAGTCGCTGGTTCGCATAGAGCGCTTCGCCGCTGGCCGCGTCGAACGCCGACAGAATCCCGTTGTTCGACTTCGTGAAGTAGATGACGCCGTCGTGCAGCAGCGGCGAGGGCACGTACGGCGTGTCCCGGTCCACCGACCAGACCACATTGTCCGTTCCGGTGATGTCGCCCTCAGCGCCGTCGAGCCGCACCGCCATCAGCTTGCTGCCGCGGAAACCACTGGTCAGGTAGACGACGCCGTCCGAGTAGACCGGCGAAGGGATCGCGTTCAACGTCATCCCCATCGCCTGCCAGATCGGCTCCCCTGTGTCCGCATCGTAGGACCGGACCCGGTTCGTCGCACTCGTGATCACCTGCGTCCGGCCGTCATGCTCGACCACCAGAGGCGTCGTCCAGGCCGTCATCTCGTCGCGGTCGCGACGCCAGATCTCCTCGCCCGTCTTCTTGTCGAGAGCGACCATGAAGGAGTCGTCCTCGTGGTCCCAGATGACGAACACCCGGTCGCCGTGAAGCGCCGGCGAGCTTCCCTCGCCGAAGCCGAGCCGGGTCCTCATGTCGCCGAAGTCGCGGCGCCAGAGTTCCGTCCCGTCGAGATCGAAGGCGTAGAGGCCCTGCGAACCGAAGAAGGCCACCAGCACCTCGCCGTCCGTGACCGGCGACCCGGAGGCCCAGGTGCCGTCGGGATGGGTGCCGCCGGACGGCGCTTCCGTGCGCACGGTCCGCTTCCATACAGTCGACCCGTTCGCGCGGTCCAGCGCGTGGACCTCGTAGCTCAGCACCTGGTCCGGCGGGATGCCCTCGCGCCTGCCGCCCCGCGGCGCATCGCCAACCTTCTCGCCGGTCGGCACCGCGGTCGTCAGGTACAACCGCTCTCCCCACACGATGGGCGACGACAGGCCGAGACCCGGCACCGCCTTCTTCCACCGCACGTTCTTCGTTTCGGACCACTCGATCGGCGGATTCCCCGCCGGCGCCGATCCGGTTCGGCTCGGGCCACGCCACGCCGGCCAGCCGCCTTCCACATCCGAAGTCGCGGGCGGCGCCGCCATCGCAACGGTCGCAAGAACCAGCGTGCCCGCCACCGCGACCCGCTCCGAGCGCAGCACTCCATCCAAACGCATGACCGGCACGGCGACCCTCCTACAGACTCTCGTGAATCGAAGTGATGAAGACCGACTCGTTGATGAAACCGGAAGCCCAGCCGCTCCATTCCTCGGGCAGTCCGGCAGCCTGGATCTCCTCCACCGACTTGCCGGCGGCCTTGCCGGCCTTGACCGTGGCGACACACTCCGTGAGCATCCGGTGGTACGTCTTCAGGTCGTCGACCGACGACAGGGGCCCGTGGCCGGGAATCACCTTCGCGTCGGCCGGCAGGTGCTCCAGCACCTCCCCGATGCTGTCGCGCAGGCCCACCGCGTTGCCGCCGTTGCCGACGTCAACGAAGGGAAAGCGTCCTGCGAAGTACTGGTCGCCCAGGTGGATGACGTTCGAGTCCGTGAAGTAGATGTAGCTGTCGCCGTCCGTGTGGCCGCCGGTCAGGTGACCGATCATGATCTCCTCGCCGTTGAAGTGGATCGACACTCCGTCGTCGTAGGTCACCACGGGGAGAGCCTCCTTCGGCGCCGGCTCGGCGGGCCGGCCGCGCACGCCGGCGCCCTCCGCCAGACGCTTGCGCACGTTCGTATGCGCCACGATCAGCGCCTCCTTGCCGAAGATCACGTTGCCGCCCGTGTGGTCGAAGTGGAAGTGGGTGTTGACGACGAACTCCAGGTCGCCGGGCGAAATCCCCGCGAGCGCCGCCCGGATCTTGTCGGCCAGCGGCGCGAACTGATCATCGACGATCAGGATGCCGTCCTCGCCGGCCGAAACGCCGATGTTGCCGCCGGCGCCGGTCAGCATGTGGACGGTGCCCGCGACGTGTTCGCCGGTCACCTCGACGGCCGAGAAGTCCTGCTGCGCTGCGGCGGGGAGGGCAAGCAGGGCTGCGACAGCGCCAGGGGTCGCCAGGAAACGGGAACGAAGCGTCATGGGTGCCATGCGTCTGTCCTCGCAGGAGGGTGGTGAGGCCGCGCCGGCAACCTCCGGACGCGTTGTCGGACCCTATAGCAGTCCGCGTCGGTGGACCGGACAATCCGTTCCCGATCCTCCTACAGGCTGTCGTAGATGAAGCCGATGAAGACCGGTTCCGTGATGCCGCCCCAACCCCAGCCACTCCACTCCGTGGGGAGTCCGGCCGCTCGGATCTTCTTCAGTCGCTTCCCGGCATCCTTGGCATCCTTGACCACGGCTACACACTCCGTGAGCATACGGTGGTACGTCTTCAAGTCGTCGACAGACGACACCGGGCCATGGGAAGAGACCACCTTCACGTCGTACGGCAGGTAGTCGATGAGCCACCCGATGCTCTCCCTGAGCCCGACCGCGTTGCCACCGTACGACATGTCGACGTACGGAAACCGGCCGGGTCGGAACTGGTCGCCAACGTGGACGACGTTCGAGCCGGTGAAGTGGACGAAGCTGTCGCCATCGGTAACCCCGGCCGGCAGATGTCCGATCACGACCTCCTCGCCGTTGAACTGAATCGACATGCCGTCGTCGTAGGTCAGTACGGGCATCGCTTCCTTCGAGTAGGCACTCCGAACGCGCCGTACCGGCCGCCGCCGGTCCCAACGCTCCCAGAAGCTCTCAGAGTGGCTGCCTCGGTGGGGAGGGCCGACCACCGCTTCGATGCGCCTCTTTCCCGGCCGGAGCTTGCCGGTCAGACGGTCGCGAACCTTGGTGTGCGCCACGATCCTTGCCTCCGCGCCGAACATCGCGTTCCCACCGATGTTGCTACTGTGCGCGTGCGTGTTCACGACGAACCTGGGCGATCCCGAACCGATCTCCTCGATCGCCGTGCGGAGCTGCTCAAGCAGCGCAACATAGCGCCCATCCGTCAGGGGAACGGGCCCACTGTCCACGAGCAGGAGGCCATCGCTTCCCGCCGACGCCGCCATAGTGCCTCCCGCGCCGGTCAGAAGGTAGACGGAGCCGGCGAGGTGCTGGGCAGCGACTGTGCGCACTGGGGCATCCGGCTCCGATTCAACGGGAGCAGCGAAGGCGGTCGTGGCGGTCAAAGCTGCGCCGGCTGCGAACAGCAGGGAACTGCGCGTCCTTCGAGCCATCAGTGCGACAGCGCGTACAGAACCAGGTTGACGCCGAACGGATACGACTTCGTCAGCGAGAAACGCTCGAAGAACTCCCGCGACTCCCCTTCACGCTCCCAGCCGTCCGCGATGTCCGTGTTGTGGGTCATCGCGACCATGAGCCGGCCGTGCTCGTCGAAGATGCCGCGGAAATGCGGCTCGGCGGAGCGGTGGCCCCGTTCCGACGTGTCCGCCCGGCCGGTCATGTTCCAGTACTGGATCGACGGGATCTGCGGCACTTCCTCGACGGTGAAGAAGGTCCTGAAGATGGGGTGGTCCAGCGGAATGTCCACGATCGGGTACTCGCCCGGCGGCAGCACCCGCCCGATCTGACCCGCCCAGCGGTCCCAGGCCTGCGGGCCCCAGAAGTCGTCGACGTAGAGGAAGCCTCCGGCCAGCAGGTACTTCCGCAGGTTCTCCGCCTCGACATCGTCGATACCGATCGTGCCGACGTCCGACATGAACAGGAACGGAAACTCGAACAGACGCGGATCGTCCAGCGTTAGAACCAGATGCTCCGGGTCGCCGTAGGCGGTGCGCTGGATCTCGACCGTCGTCAACTGGGCCAGGCGGGTCATGAAGTTGTACTCGGAGTCGGGATAGTCCGTGAACCAGCCTTGCCCCAGCCACTCGTCCACGACCTGCCGGTACTGGCCACGGCAGAACACGAAGCCCTCGAGGTACTGGCGTCCTTCCTCCGGGTAGCGCGCGGGCACCGGGCGCCACCACTGGGCGGGCAACAGGGAGGCGAGGAGCAGGGCGAACGCGGCCACGCCCGTCGGCGCCAGCCACCTTCTTCCCGAGCCTGCCCTGAACTTCATCGCGACGATCGTACCCCGCGGCGAACAGTACAATCGAACTTCCCTCTCCACTCCAGGCAACGACGTCCACCGGGAGGACTGACCCGTGAACCCAGAGTCCCTGTCCCGCCGCACCCTGATCGCCGGCGCCGCTTCGGTAGCCGCGGCTGCTGCCGTTCCCACGGCTACTCCCGCCCAACAGGAGCGAGTGATCACGAACGGGAGAATCCGCCAGTCGGTGTGCCAGTGGTGCTACGGCCGCATGCCGCTTGAGGAACTCGCCGCCGCCGCCAGCGCGATGGGCCTCGAGTCGATCGAGATCCTCGGCCCCGAGGCCTTCCCGACGCTGCGGGAACACGGTCTCTCCTGCGCCATGACGAACAGCCACGGCATCACCGAGGGCATCAATGATCCCGCCAACCACGAGGCCTGCCTGGCGGCGATCACGGCCGCGATCGACGCCACCGCCGAGGCCGGTTTCCCCAACGTGATCACCTTCTCGGGCAACCGCAACGGCATGCCCGATAGCGAGGGCCTCGGGAACTGCGTGGCGGCCCTGAAGCAGATCACCGGCCACGCCGAGCAGAAGGGCGTCACGATCTGCATGGAGCTGCTGAACTCCAAGGTCAACCACGCCGACTACATGGCCGACAACATGCCCTGGCTGGTCGAACTCGTGGACCGCGTCGCATCCGACCGTTTCAAGATCCTCTACGACATCTACCACGCCCAGGTCATGGAAGGCGACGTGATCCGCACGATCCGCGACTACCACGAACACATCGGCCACTACCACACCGCCGGCAACCCCGGACGCAACGAGCTCGACGAGAACCAGGAGCTGTTCTACCCGGCGATCATGCGCGCGATCCTCGAAACCGGCTACACGGGCATCGTGGGCCAGGAGTTCATTCCCAAGAGCAGCGACAAACTCGCTGCTCTTGCGCATGGTGTGAGTGTCTGCGACGTCTGACGATCGCAGACACTGCACGACATCCCCAAGGGCGAGGACAAGCTGGCCGCGCTAGCTCACGGCGTTCGCGTCTGCGACGTCTGATCCCGGAACAACGCGCCAAACCCCAACATCGTGACCAGCGCCAGCGCCGACAGCGAGTACCACAGCGCCGAGTAGTCCAGCACGCCGGCGTCGTTCGTGAAGGCTTCGGACAGCACCTGGAGCACCGGCGCCGCCAGGACCGGCCCGAGACCGAGAATCACGATCCCGAACACGGTCTGGGCCGAGTGGCGGACGTCCGGCTCGGCGATCCGGTCGACGTAGATGAAGGCGGCGGCGAAGAAGCATGCGTAGCAGAGGCCGTGCAACGCCTGGCTGGCGACGATCACCTCGACGGGCAGGAAGTCGCTGCCGAAGATCGCGTAGCGGGCGCAGTAGGCGAAGGCGCCGATGACGATCACGCCGCGGAACCCGAGCCGGGCCAGCAGCCAGCCGGTGGCCACCATGACCGCGATCTCGGCAAACTGGCCGATGCTCATGGCCGGTCCGATCCGGCTGTCCGGAAGCCCCAGGACCTCGCTCATGAACGGCGCCGTCTGCATGAAGTAGATCTGGTGGATCACCGCGATCGGCAGACTCGCCGCGACCAGCACGGCGAACGAGCGCTGGCGGAACAGCCCGAAGGCCTTGGCGAAGGCGAGCTTCTCCTCCGCGTCCCGCCGCGGCGGCGTCGGCGGCAGGAAGAGGCAGAAGAGCGCGTAGCCGAACGCCAGTACGCCGCTCCAGATCAGTGAATCGACCAGTCTGGCGGTCGCATCCACCGCTTCCGTCCCGGCATAGAACGGCGGCAGCCAGGAGAACCGGACGTCGGAGAGCAGCCAGAACAGCGGGAACGCCCAGCTCGCCGCGATCCAGCCGATCGTGCCCCAGACCCGCACCTTCGGGAACTGGGTGTCGGGATCGTCGAGATTCGCGAAGGCGAGCGAGTTCGAGAGCGCCAGCGTTGGCGTGTAGAGGACGGAATACGCCACGGAGAGCCAGAGCCAGGCGGAGAAGCTCGTCTGGTACGCCGTGACGATCTTGATCGCGCCGCCGGCCAGCAGCAACACGGCGAGGACGCGCTGGGTCGAGAACGAGCGATCGGCGAGCTGGCCGGCGACGAACGGCGCGGTAACGGCGCCGATCGAACTCGCCAGGCCCAGAATCCAGCCGACCTGCCCGGGGCTGAACCCCAGACCGCCCTCGGCCTGACCGGCCTGGAGGTAGCGCGCCAGCACCGGCAGCCAGACACCCCAGACCCCGTACTGCAGGAGCATCATGACGGACAGCCGGAGATAAACCTGACGATTCACCCGAGGCATCCTACGCCCTTCCGATCTACACTCCCCGCCTCCATCCAGGTCCATGCAGAACGAAGACACCACTACCGGAGCCCTGGCCGGGATCCATGTCGTCGACCTCGCCGGTACGGTCGCCACCGCCTACTGCGGCAAGCTCTTCCGCGACCTCGGCGCGACGGTGACGAACCTGGAGCCGCCGGGCGAAGGCCACCCGATTCGCCGCCTGCATCCGATCCATCCGCAGACGTCGGCGCCCGAAGCCAGTGCGCTCGCGACCTGGCTCTCGCTCGGCAAGCGAAGTGTCGCGGCCGGACCGGAGGACCCCGACGCCCGCGACCTGCTCACCGGCGCGGATCTCATCCTCGACGACGACCCCGCCGTCGAAAGGCAACTGCTCGACGGCCAGACCCGGATCTCGATCTCCTGGTTCGGCGCCTCGGGTCCCTACGCCAGACGCCCCGCCACGGACCCCGTCATCAGCACCCACACTGGCGCTGCCAGGGCGATCGGACCGGCCGAGGGGCCACCCATCCTGGCCACCGGGCACACGCCGCAAGTGGTCGCCGGGACGCTGGCCTACGTCGGCGCCGTCGGCCACCTGCTGGCGCGGGAGACGGGGCGGCTCGACGCCCCGTTGCACCTGGACGTCTCGATCTACGAGGCGGCCATGTGCATCACCGAGCCCGGCCCGTCGGGAACCCTCGCGACGGGGGAAATCCGGCCCCGGATCGGCATCAACCGCTTCTGGCCCACGTATCCGGTCGGCATCTATCCCTGCCGTGACGGCTGGCTCGGTGTGAGCACGGTGACGCCCTCCCAGTGGCGGAGCCTGTGCGCGCTCCTGGGGCTTGACGAACTCGGGACAGAGCCCCGCTACCAGGTGTCAATCAACCGCCTCGAAGACGCCGACGCGATCGACGCCGCGATCGGGCCACGGCTGCTGGAACGGACCGCCCACGAGTGGGTGGAGGCAGGCCAGGCAGCGCGCGTCCCCCTGGCGCTCGCGCCGACACCGGCGGAGCTGTTCGACCTCGAGCAGTTCCGGGATCGCGGCGCCTGGGTCAAAGCCGAACACCCCGACCAGGGCAGCTTCGTCGCGCCCGGCGCTCCGTACCGCCTGCACCGCACGCCCGCCACGCCAGGGGGCTCGGCTCCGCGCCTGGGAGAGCACGGCAGAAGGCGGGCCTGGGGGGAGGCGCCCAGCGACCTCGGAGCGAGCGACTGCCGATGCCGTGCGAAAACCGACGCCCAACCAGAGCGAGCGGAGCGGAGCGAACGCCCTGCCCTCCATCCACCGAGGAGGCGTGAGCGTTCGCTGGGCGCCTCCCCCCAGGCCCGCCGTCCCACGCTCCTTGGCGACATTCGCATCGTCGATCTGACGATGGGCTGGGCCGGCCCACTCGCCACCCGCCAGCTCGCCGACCTGGGCGCCGAGGTGATCAAGGTGGAGTCCTGCCAGTACTTCGACTGGTGGCGCGGCTGGGAATCGACGCTCGAGTCGATCGCCCAGAAGCTCTACGAGCAGTCGACCGCCTTCAACACGACCGGCCGCAACAAGCTGGGGATCACCCTCGACCTGACCAGCCGGCGCGGCGTCGATC
Protein-coding regions in this window:
- a CDS encoding PQQ-binding-like beta-propeller repeat protein; this translates as MRLDGVLRSERVAVAGTLVLATVAMAAPPATSDVEGGWPAWRGPSRTGSAPAGNPPIEWSETKNVRWKKAVPGLGLSSPIVWGERLYLTTAVPTGEKVGDAPRGGRREGIPPDQVLSYEVHALDRANGSTVWKRTVRTEAPSGGTHPDGTWASGSPVTDGEVLVAFFGSQGLYAFDLDGTELWRRDFGDMRTRLGFGEGSSPALHGDRVFVIWDHEDDSFMVALDKKTGEEIWRRDRDEMTAWTTPLVVEHDGRTQVITSATNRVRSYDADTGEPIWQAMGMTLNAIPSPVYSDGVVYLTSGFRGSKLMAVRLDGAEGDITGTDNVVWSVDRDTPYVPSPLLHDGVIYFTKSNNGILSAFDAASGEALYANQRLGPVRNIYASPVAVGDRVYFTSRDGEFLVAKAGPTFEVLAENELDDRFDASPAIVGDEIYLRGRSNLYCIATP
- a CDS encoding MBL fold metallo-hydrolase, producing the protein MTLRSRFLATPGAVAALLALPAAAQQDFSAVEVTGEHVAGTVHMLTGAGGNIGVSAGEDGILIVDDQFAPLADKIRAALAGISPGDLEFVVNTHFHFDHTGGNVIFGKEALIVAHTNVRKRLAEGAGVRGRPAEPAPKEALPVVTYDDGVSIHFNGEEIMIGHLTGGHTDGDSYIYFTDSNVIHLGDQYFAGRFPFVDVGNGGNAVGLRDSIGEVLEHLPADAKVIPGHGPLSSVDDLKTYHRMLTECVATVKAGKAAGKSVEEIQAAGLPEEWSGWASGFINESVFITSIHESL
- a CDS encoding DUF4159 domain-containing protein; the protein is MKFRAGSGRRWLAPTGVAAFALLLASLLPAQWWRPVPARYPEEGRQYLEGFVFCRGQYRQVVDEWLGQGWFTDYPDSEYNFMTRLAQLTTVEIQRTAYGDPEHLVLTLDDPRLFEFPFLFMSDVGTIGIDDVEAENLRKYLLAGGFLYVDDFWGPQAWDRWAGQIGRVLPPGEYPIVDIPLDHPIFRTFFTVEEVPQIPSIQYWNMTGRADTSERGHRSAEPHFRGIFDEHGRLMVAMTHNTDIADGWEREGESREFFERFSLTKSYPFGVNLVLYALSH
- a CDS encoding TIM barrel protein; the encoded protein is MNPESLSRRTLIAGAASVAAAAAVPTATPAQQERVITNGRIRQSVCQWCYGRMPLEELAAAASAMGLESIEILGPEAFPTLREHGLSCAMTNSHGITEGINDPANHEACLAAITAAIDATAEAGFPNVITFSGNRNGMPDSEGLGNCVAALKQITGHAEQKGVTICMELLNSKVNHADYMADNMPWLVELVDRVASDRFKILYDIYHAQVMEGDVIRTIRDYHEHIGHYHTAGNPGRNELDENQELFYPAIMRAILETGYTGIVGQEFIPKSSDKLAALAHGVSVCDV
- a CDS encoding MFS transporter; this translates as MNRQVYLRLSVMMLLQYGVWGVWLPVLARYLQAGQAEGGLGFSPGQVGWILGLASSIGAVTAPFVAGQLADRSFSTQRVLAVLLLAGGAIKIVTAYQTSFSAWLWLSVAYSVLYTPTLALSNSLAFANLDDPDTQFPKVRVWGTIGWIAASWAFPLFWLLSDVRFSWLPPFYAGTEAVDATARLVDSLIWSGVLAFGYALFCLFLPPTPPRRDAEEKLAFAKAFGLFRQRSFAVLVAASLPIAVIHQIYFMQTAPFMSEVLGLPDSRIGPAMSIGQFAEIAVMVATGWLLARLGFRGVIVIGAFAYCARYAIFGSDFLPVEVIVASQALHGLCYACFFAAAFIYVDRIAEPDVRHSAQTVFGIVILGLGPVLAAPVLQVLSEAFTNDAGVLDYSALWYSLSALALVTMLGFGALFRDQTSQTRTP
- a CDS encoding CoA transferase; amino-acid sequence: MQNEDTTTGALAGIHVVDLAGTVATAYCGKLFRDLGATVTNLEPPGEGHPIRRLHPIHPQTSAPEASALATWLSLGKRSVAAGPEDPDARDLLTGADLILDDDPAVERQLLDGQTRISISWFGASGPYARRPATDPVISTHTGAARAIGPAEGPPILATGHTPQVVAGTLAYVGAVGHLLARETGRLDAPLHLDVSIYEAAMCITEPGPSGTLATGEIRPRIGINRFWPTYPVGIYPCRDGWLGVSTVTPSQWRSLCALLGLDELGTEPRYQVSINRLEDADAIDAAIGPRLLERTAHEWVEAGQAARVPLALAPTPAELFDLEQFRDRGAWVKAEHPDQGSFVAPGAPYRLHRTPATPGGSAPRLGEHGRRRAWGEAPSDLGASDCRCRAKTDAQPERAERSERPALHPPRRRERSLGASPQARRPTLLGDIRIVDLTMGWAGPLATRQLADLGAEVIKVESCQYFDWWRGWESTLESIAQKLYEQSTAFNTTGRNKLGITLDLTSRRGVDLLLRLVAKSDAVIENYTASVLPKLGLDYERLRQVNPELVMVSMPPFGRSGPWMNHRAYGSTVEQASGLPHLNGRAGDPPTMQHVALGDPIAGINAAAALLTALRHRRRTGEGQYVDLSHVQSMFPLAAHGLIEQAVRGAPPERSGGRHPLFAPWGVYPCIGAEPWITITVETGSQWRELCDVLGMDAEDPRFADATNRKQHEDELDAALATRTKLHDGLALERRLTSAGVPAAVLRNTLDVLYDPHLETRGYWQWRERAYVGNQPNPSAPFRPAAQDGASRPYAVEWPAPTLGQHNREVLTRLLDLSEDELDALDTDRVIGTEPVV